The Vitis vinifera cultivar Pinot Noir 40024 chromosome 1, ASM3070453v1 DNA segment TATCTCCTCTAGATTTAAATtccatatttaattaattgttttgcCACGTGGCTTAATGCTGTGCTACCATGCTCTCCTAATTTCTTCCTatccatttattcatttattaatatGGATAAATTCCTTTAATCACCTTCAGCAAACTCCCATGCTAAAATCCTCATCATACCACCTAAATTTTCTCGAACCAAACTCTAAATCACCTGCCAATTTGCCTAGCTGATGTGGCTTGCTTCTCTTTTATTTGCCATCCCAATTTTAATTCAGCTACCTCACATCCTGCTGACATGCATGGTAACATAATGTGCTGGCTATTAATTTCATGATGCTGTCCTCTCCATAATGCTAACGTGGGGCTGTCCAAGTGGCACCCAAACATGTAGTGTGGAGACCTGACCAATATTCTACTGGAGTTGATGTTGGTTTTGGACAGGTGCCTCACCTATCTTTCTTTGTTTACTATTCTAATGGTATATCAATCTAGGAGCTTACACCCTTTTTCTTCAACTGAATCAACATTAAGATTGATCTAAAATGAATCAAAGGGAAATAAATTTCAGTAGCTTCTACATATCAAATCTGTGATGTGATTTTCACTTCTTGATACAACAACAAATGtgatttttttcacttcttGGTATAGGCTATAGCAAACAAATACAAGTTTGTGGTAGCTAAAGCTCATGTATTCACAAATCTGCAGTTCTTCCTAACCTCCCCAGTACTGAAGCTGTCAGCATTTGTGATGTTTCCCAGTTTCACCATGGAATCCGAGAACTGCTGGAAGAAAGCAAGTGAATCCTCTGCGTACTTCTTCACAAGCCCCTTTGTTTGGATACCAAACAGGCTAGAGTACAGCTCCTGGTCTGAGTTCAGCAGTCCCTCCCCTTTCAGAAGAAGATGATAAAAGGAATTGTCGAAGTAGTTGGGAGTGACATAGTCCATTCCAGCTGTGTTATCTTCTCCTCCACCAGTGGCTGGGCATATGGATTTCAAGTTACTGAGGTAAGTGTTGGAAACTGGATTATTCCCTGAAGTTCCTTTGAAGTCTCCATAGATCCTTGCTCGGAAATTCTCACACCGTGCCATGCCAATAGTGTGAGCCCCTGCAGATCATCAGCTCAGAAACAAAACCATATTACTTAGAACAAAGTCaccatattattatttttgtttctggTCATGGATGAAATTAACATTGTTACCTGAGAGAGCTACCACATCTGTGACTGAGAGGCCTTGATAAAGAAATTTAGAAATGATGCTTAAAAGGTCTTCATTTGCAGCAGGAAGATTGGCTGTAGCAAGATCATAGTTTGCAGTTGTCGAATCTTTTCTTCCCAGAGGAACATCCCAGTAGGGTCCACCAACCTGCAAACATTAGAACAATGCCCATTGTCTATGATGGATAAACCTCCTTTCCAAagcaaaaaacaataaaaataaaaatagaacaacTTCACATCCATGTAATCAATTCCTTTTACCAGAATAACAGCATCTCTTGCTGCAACAGTTAGAATATCTGCACAGGATACAATCCCTGGGCACTCTGATTCAAGCTTGTTTTTTATCCTATCAATCAGTCTGAAACCATCGAGGGAATTGATGTTAATTGAAGCCTTCTTCTCTCCTTGCAGTGTAATTGTGTCGTCCAGCAAAACCGATCCATCACATCCCTGTGTCATCACATACATGTTCATAAAAGCAAAACCACACTACTTTAGAATATATAAGCGCCAATGATGGACAAATACCTGAACGAAGCAGTCATGGAAATGCAACCGCAATATGAAGGCTGCATTACGAGGATCAGAGAGCACTGCACATTCCATTTCTTTCCTCACGATCTCGAGCACAGATGGACATGAGGATGCATAGTAATCTAATGTCAAATAAGGCTCACTTGCATCCAAGCTCCTCATGCAAAGAATGGACAGACTTAAAAGCACGAATAGCAGAAGGAAAGGCCTTGAATGAAGAGAAGGTGCCATCTTTTCACTGTCTTGTCTTTTTTCAGGATGCTAGAACAGACTGGGAAACATGGGTGGAATTGTAAAAGATGAGTATATAAATAACATGAGGAGTGATGCACTTGGTTTTCTTCTAACAGCCATTTGAGTAAGCTTCTGCCAAAATGAATTGGCTAGTCAAGAGAGGATGCAACTAATATTTGGTCAGGTTGGTGGGAACTCCAAACTAAAAGCACCCAAATATGCGAGAGACGTTAGAAAATTAACCAATGAATTTTAAAGGATCTGGGCAAGTCACCAAATTAAACCAAAAGCTCACTTTTCCTCATAACAGCTAATGTTTGCCCATTCTACTCCCACTCCACAATATTTTATAGAATCAACTCTTGAGGATTCACGGCAAAAATCTTGGACAAAAAGTCCAAACATATCAATTAGAATCGATGTTTTGTATATTGCAACTGTAATTATTTGATGGGGAAACGTTGTCTGTGGATTCGTCAAATTTGATTATCCATTACAACATCATTTGCTTATAAAATAGCGAAAACCCACTATATTAGGTTGAGACTGATGAATCTAAACTTGGATGGCCGGAGCATTTcttcataatttaataaatcttcTGATAGACAAATTCAAATAGATTAACTCCTCACGCTTTGATGCCCACAGCATGTGTCAATCCACACGCCATccttctcatttattttttttccaacaacaatACAAGCAGTCATGTCTTTTACTGAAGGAACTCTAGAATGAGAGCACAAGTACTAATGGGTCATAATCTTCCATCACATGTTGAGTGTAGATCAATCAAATTAGACAACTTGGTCCTAGCTTACTTGTGTCTTTGGCAGTAGATGCTCCTCAAGTTGTCTAATGAGAGGTTCTCAGTCGCCTCAGGATCACCCTTCTAGTTGCTGGACTCTTATCCCTACCCTTGAGAAGGCTGCATGCCTTCTGGTCTGTATGACTGTATCCTTGGTCTGGCTCTCAATACCATAAAGAGGATGAAATTGATTTTCTCCAGGTGTTCCAGAGAGGGAAAATCATACAGTTGTGTTTTGTATAGATCTAAGAACAGCCATCTTTTGTTTCAAGCAATAAAAAAAGGCCAAATTCATTCATGACCCTTACAATCAGTAGGTCCCAATGTGCATTTTTGTTGAATTCTGATAGAGCATTAACAGAAACGGAGGAGAGGAGACCTCGATAGGAAATGTTACAATTCATAGTGCCATATATATAATCAAGGGAGCTCCAACTACATGGCAAATGCAATATTTGGGGGCCTTGTCCACAATGCGAAGGCTGCTTCAGCCAAGTAAAAGTGGGTGGCATAATAGAATTGTCACTGGCTGTAACTTCTTAACACCACTTGCCAGAGAACAGGGAAGAAACAGAATAGAACTACCAGAAACATGCAATTTTCAATCTctcttaaattaaaaatttctaCATCCTTGACACAACCAATAGACATACCCAGAAACATCCTTGGTCACAACCTCATtagaaaagttataaaataaagaacaaaagcaaaactaaaaaataaggAGAACGAAGAAAATCTTTGAAGTGATAAAGTTAGAACCTTGAAAGCAGTTCATCAGGTATACAATTCAGAGTCAAAAGGATGATCCTTGATCTGGTCCAACTTAGAGTATTCATCCTCCCCATCACTGTTTACACTAAATTCCAAGCTAGGCAAGACCTCCTTTATTATAGATTTAACCAGTGACACCCCAGAACCACCAAACTCTGGCCATGAAACGCATAGAGTTCCTTTGATGTTCCTCATCTGGCATTGACTGAGCAGAGCAGCAGCCAAGCCATCTACCATGCTTCCTGATGGGAAATAGTCCAAACCCTTCAACAGTGGTGAACTGCTGGAACCATCACTGTGCTCTTTTCTTTCTGATGATGTCTCCAGCTTGAAGGCAAATGTCTCATCTGGCGAGAGCTTACCACGGAAGTTCCGGCTTTGAACTGAATCCATGATCAAAACCCTCTCAGGAATAATCTGCTCACCAATCAGCAACTTTGCAATAGCATGAGATCGCTCTGCACTGACAGAGTACTGAACAGAGACAAGGAGAACTGAATTATAAACATCATTAAGGGCATATATATTGCAGGATTTGTCTCTGACAGATGGTTCAATAGAGTTTCCAGATAAGGGAATCTCAGGGAGAATGAGAGTCCCAATTAGGGTTTTTGTGGCAACATGGTGGAACacagagagagaaggagaagatATGGCAATGATGAGAAGGGAGGAACGAAGGGGCTTGTCCAGACTAGAAAATAAGAGGAATGGAGATGGAAGAGGAGGTGATGGAGGAGTAAAGTTGTTGAGATCTTCTTTAAAAAACCTTGAAGGTGGGGGAATCTCTGTTAGGACATCTTCCATGTTTCTCCTTGATCTATGTTCCGCAACCTGCTCAATTAAGAAAGGAGATGTTATCAGCATAATAACATCTTGGACATTTGGTAATGTGACAATCCTAGTAGATAAAAAGACCGGATCAACTTAATTCACAAATCAATCTCATTAACAAGATTATTTTAACCATCCACATCAACTAATTGGAGAAAGAAGTACAGAAGTTACTTCTAGTACTTTGTGTACACTCACCAGAATTCTGTTCTCCATCTAACTAAAGCACTATGACAACAAAAATGACATCAATaaagaaatttgtaaaattaatttaaatatatctGCACAACCCTAATAGTTTGACATGAAAAGTTGAATCACAACTGGTGTTTCTAATATAAGTTGAAATCCCACTGTTCTCCATCTAACTAAAGCACTATGACAACAAAAATGAAGTCAATaaagaaatttgtaaaattaagtttaatttatttgcaCAACCCTAATAGTTTGACATGAACAGTTGAAGCACAACATGTGTTTCTAATATAAGTTGAAATCCCAAATGTTTGCTTGCCAAGTGCACAGTTCATTAGCTCCTGAATGTTTGCTAGCCAAGTGAACAGCCAAGTGAACAGTTCATTAGCTCCCAAATGTTTGCTTGCCAAGTAAACAGCCAAGCGAACAGTTCATTAGCTCCCAGATGTTTGCTTGCCAAGTAAACAGCTCATTAGctcattgattattttcttgcCAAGTGAATAGCTCATTAGCTCAttgattattatcattattatgattatgattatgatgATTATGATTATGTCCAAGTGAACAGCTCATTAGCTCCCAAATGTTTGCTTGCCAAGTGAATAGCTCATCAGCTCGttgattattatgattattattattatttacatatagGTAAGAATCCCTCATTGATTACAATGCTTTGCAATAGAAGAATCTCATGCAGCCATCAGTATTATGAGAAAGTCACTCTCCATACATTTACATTCTTTTTCAGGGACAAATATGGTAAATTTGaggtcaaaattttttttcaacacaAAATGATCTAACGgtgttttaattaaatgttgaTTCCAAAAGTTCTTGGAAACACTGAACCACTGGAAGAGTGAGAGTGTCATAAATGAGTAGAGTGTTAAGTATTAGCCAAACAAATAACAGGAACAAAAGGGGTTACTCATTTTATCCCAAACTACAAAAGAAAGTCCCTGTAATTTACCCTAAAAGTAGTTTTGTTCTTTGCACACACATCTAGAATGTTATAAAGAGACCCTTCCCGGTGATCCATTCATTCCTTCTTTCTTAATAAGCAATCATATGCATGACTTGGGGATAAGAATACAGATAGGTTACTTGAGACAAGGAAGAAGCAAACTATTTAGATTAACACTTGCAAAGAGAAATGAAGCACGGTCATGCTGTAATGTTGCTAAGACTATATCAACAAACACAATTGCACATGTATGCACATTGTGCTTGCACACTCTTGTACCTCAAGAGAACATCatagaaatttgaaagaaaacactAAGATGAAGAGCAATGAACAAATAATGGTCTGCAAGTGAAACATCAAGTCCAGAAGTAAAACCTACAAAACAAAACACaccatgtttttcttttacatgCAAGTAGATCTACATATGTATCATAAGCAAACCATACACAACGATCATCATTGTCACCAAGATTAAAATTGTTCACCAATACAAAATCGATCTACAACCATTAGATCCTAAAATTGAACCACACTTCAATCTACAGGGCCAGAAAAGCCCAATGCTAAAATTTTACATGAAAATTCTCCAAGACTTCTCATTTGGCCAATACAATGCCCAGATGTTGTTGCATTCAGGATGCACACAGTTCACCCCTATTAAAGGGTTAAGTGTGGGATAAAGTACTCATAATCAGATAACGCTCACCTTCATGCACCTATATACATATCcattcaaaacattaaaaagatgTGTTCATTAAACAACTGAAACCAATCCCAGTTCCAAGGTTTTCAACTTTGGTTACAGAAGAAACTCAAATACCCTATTTCTGATTAGTTTTCTGTGTCACCAAAATTTCCCCAGGACCGGATGTCCAACAATAAAACCTGAGTAAAAATCCAGTTTACAAGTGCCAGTAACTCAAACCCAAAATGAAAAAGCATGccttttcattttgtttcaaaaagtATGAATTATAGTGTAGAAAAGCGCAAAAATCCACGCTGGAAGAAATACAGTAAGCCCTACAGGGAAAGAGGTAAAAGAACAGCCCAAAACAGAAATGGCCATAAAGTTCAGTCCCAAAACAGGGAACAACAATCCCTTCCCAACTCATCAATGTATTCCAGAAATGACCTTCTACTTGGGGTGGAGAACCCAACAAATGGGCAGATGGGCAAATGGACACGTTTCCATGCACATCTTCTTATTTCGGATAATAAGGTCATCGTCCACAACATGTATTTTGATTTGGAATTCAAGTATGAGAAATTAAACTGTTTGGATCAGACACGAAACGAAAGGATCCGAAACTCCGCAataccatagattttcatcaaACAATTTGCTGGGTTTTCATCAAACACTTTCTGTACAATTTAAAGGGCTTTTCATCAAACAACTTGCATGCACAGTCCAACACTAAACAAAACTCACACTATCAAACAAAATTAAGAAGAACCAAAGCTTCGATTCAATAGAcccaaataaaaatcaaacagtACCAAACCAAAAAGTAAAGCAAAACGATCCAAATTCAACTTCGAATCCATTAGGATTAGGGTTTaaaagccaaaaataaaaaataaaaaggcaaaaagaaaaaataaataaaatgatgaagGATATGAGAGAGAAATTGGCGTACCTACAAACGCGAGAGTTTCAGGCTCTGAAATCCAAACGCCGAACGACCCACCCAAAACCCACGTATCCAAACACAAAAATTTGAACAGacgaagagaaaagagaaaatctaAAACAGAGGTTATGAAAG contains these protein-coding regions:
- the LOC100261517 gene encoding peroxidase 11; translation: MAPSLHSRPFLLLFVLLSLSILCMRSLDASEPYLTLDYYASSCPSVLEIVRKEMECAVLSDPRNAAFILRLHFHDCFVQGCDGSVLLDDTITLQGEKKASININSLDGFRLIDRIKNKLESECPGIVSCADILTVAARDAVILVGGPYWDVPLGRKDSTTANYDLATANLPAANEDLLSIISKFLYQGLSVTDVVALSGAHTIGMARCENFRARIYGDFKGTSGNNPVSNTYLSNLKSICPATGGGEDNTAGMDYVTPNYFDNSFYHLLLKGEGLLNSDQELYSSLFGIQTKGLVKKYAEDSLAFFQQFSDSMVKLGNITNADSFSTGEVRKNCRFVNT
- the LOC100256430 gene encoding uncharacterized protein LOC100256430, coding for MENRILVAEHRSRRNMEDVLTEIPPPSRFFKEDLNNFTPPSPPLPSPFLLFSSLDKPLRSSLLIIAISSPSLSVFHHVATKTLIGTLILPEIPLSGNSIEPSVRDKSCNIYALNDVYNSVLLVSVQYSVSAERSHAIAKLLIGEQIIPERVLIMDSVQSRNFRGKLSPDETFAFKLETSSERKEHSDGSSSSPLLKGLDYFPSGSMVDGLAAALLSQCQMRNIKGTLCVSWPEFGGSGVSLVKSIIKEVLPSLEFSVNSDGEDEYSKLDQIKDHPFDSELYT